A genomic stretch from bacterium includes:
- the pheS gene encoding phenylalanine--tRNA ligase subunit alpha codes for MSETNLQELFREAAAALGAARNADAAEEVRLRFLGRKSGLLTEVMRGLKDLSPEEKRTVGPLANNLRDLIEKGVAAIKDGGPAGLQEVLAPHLTERGGKTYLFEAVEIASGAFQAGAAAGPASPRIDLTVPGRRPRRGHRHPIVQTMDEIISVLTRLGYSVAEGPEVELDYYNFEALNIPKDHPARDMQDTFYVSDDVLLRTHTSPVQIRIMEKQPPPVKVIAPGKVFRCDADVTHSPMFHQVEGLYVDRGVSFTDLKGTLQAFVEALFGPEFRVRLRPSFFPFTEPSAEVDISCEWMNGGAWMEVLGAGMVDPAVLEAVGYDPEEWSGFAWGLGVERVAMLRYGISDIRLFFENDIRMLRQF; via the coding sequence ATGAGTGAAACCAATCTTCAGGAATTGTTCCGAGAGGCGGCGGCGGCGCTCGGCGCGGCACGGAACGCAGATGCGGCCGAGGAAGTCCGCCTGCGCTTTCTGGGAAGAAAAAGCGGCCTGCTGACCGAGGTAATGCGCGGCCTGAAGGATCTCTCCCCCGAGGAGAAGCGCACGGTCGGCCCCCTGGCGAATAACCTGCGGGACCTTATCGAAAAAGGCGTCGCCGCCATCAAGGATGGAGGGCCGGCGGGGCTCCAGGAAGTGCTCGCCCCCCATCTCACCGAGCGCGGGGGGAAGACCTATCTTTTCGAAGCGGTGGAGATCGCGTCGGGCGCTTTTCAGGCCGGGGCGGCCGCGGGGCCGGCTAGCCCCCGGATCGACCTCACCGTCCCCGGGAGGCGCCCGCGGCGCGGCCACCGCCACCCCATCGTGCAGACGATGGACGAGATCATCTCTGTCCTGACCCGCCTCGGCTACTCCGTCGCCGAAGGGCCCGAGGTGGAACTCGACTACTACAATTTCGAGGCCCTCAACATCCCGAAGGATCACCCCGCCCGCGACATGCAGGACACTTTTTACGTTTCGGACGATGTACTCCTTCGGACCCACACCTCACCCGTCCAGATCCGCATCATGGAAAAGCAGCCGCCGCCGGTGAAAGTGATTGCGCCCGGCAAGGTGTTCCGCTGCGATGCGGACGTGACGCACTCGCCGATGTTCCATCAGGTCGAGGGCCTCTATGTGGATCGCGGGGTGAGCTTCACGGACCTGAAGGGAACGCTTCAGGCGTTCGTGGAGGCCCTCTTCGGGCCCGAGTTCCGGGTGCGTCTGCGGCCGAGTTTCTTTCCCTTCACCGAGCCGAGCGCCGAGGTGGATATCTCCTGCGAGTGGATGAACGGCGGGGCGTGGATGGAGGTGCTCGGGGCGGGAATGGTGGACCCGGCGGTGCTCGAGGCGGTGGGCTACGATCCCGAGGAGTGGAGCGGCTTCGCTTGGGGTCTGGGGGTGGAGCGGGTGGCCATGCTCCGCTACGGCATCAGCGACATCCGGCTTTTCTTCGAAAACGACATCCGCATGCTCCGGCAGTTTTAG
- the rplT gene encoding 50S ribosomal protein L20 has translation MPRSTGKPAGRTRHRRLLKSAKGYRGARSKRYRSAKETVLRALAYATRDRRVRKREFRRLWAVRINAAVRVLGMNYSTFVHGLKQAGIEVNRKMLADLAVADPPAFAQLVELARAQS, from the coding sequence ATGCCTCGTTCCACGGGCAAACCCGCCGGAAGAACCCGCCACCGCCGGCTGCTGAAATCGGCCAAGGGCTACCGCGGCGCCCGCTCCAAGCGGTACCGCTCGGCCAAAGAAACCGTCCTGCGGGCGCTGGCCTATGCCACCCGCGATCGCCGGGTGCGAAAGCGCGAGTTCCGCCGCCTGTGGGCCGTCCGCATCAATGCGGCTGTCCGGGTGCTCGGGATGAACTACAGCACCTTCGTGCATGGGCTCAAACAAGCGGGCATCGAGGTGAACCGGAAGATGCTGGCCGATCTGGCGGTTGCCGATCCGCCCGCGTTTGCCCAGCTCGTCGAGTTAGCCCGGGCGCAGAGCTAG
- the rpmI gene encoding 50S ribosomal protein L35, producing the protein MPKLKSNRGAAKRFKVTGSGKIKRNQAFHRHILTKKTRKRKRNLRQGLIVSSADHALVKRLLPYL; encoded by the coding sequence ATGCCGAAGCTGAAGAGCAACCGGGGGGCGGCCAAGCGCTTCAAGGTGACGGGAAGCGGGAAAATCAAGCGAAATCAGGCTTTTCACCGCCATATCCTGACCAAAAAGACCCGGAAACGGAAGCGCAATTTGCGCCAGGGACTTATCGTCTCAAGCGCCGATCACGCCCTGGTCAAGCGCCTTCTCCCCTATCTTTAG